GGGGGTTGGGCTTGGGCGCCTGGCGCTGCAATGGTTGGCGCTGGTCCGGCTGAAGCGTCGTGCGGTGCCGGTCTCCGAGGCCGTCCAGCGGATGTTCGATGCGATGGGGGAGGAGGCGAGTTCCCGGCGCGGCGTGGTGGTGCGTTGTTCTGAAGAGGTGGAGGTGCCGATGGCCGCGGGACTATGGCGACCGGCGGTGTTGTTGCCGGCGGGGATGGCGCACGAGGCGACGCCCGACGTCGGGCGGTTGCTGCGGCACGAGCGGGCGCATCTGGAGCGGTGGGACGACTGGACCAATCTCGTCCAGCAGGCGCTGGCGGCCGTCTATTTCTTTCATCCGGGCCTGCTGTGGCTGTCGCGACGCCTTTCGGTGGATCGCGAGATTGCCTGCGATGACCACGTGCTGAGCGCGACCCGGGCCCCCCGGGAGTACGCGTTGCTGCTGACCGATTGTGCTCGCCGGTCGGTGAGCCGCCGCTGGGCGGTGGCGCCGGCGGCATGGAGAAAACCCAGTCAACTCAAGGAAAGGATCCACATGATACTCGATGTGAAACGTGATCGGTCCCCCCGGCTGTCTCGTGGCCGGGCGGGAGTTGTGGGAGCCGCCGCGATGGCGGTGGCGGTGGCGGGGCTTACGCTTGGCCCGCGACTGGCATTGGCCCAGGCGCCGGCATCGGCGTCGGCTTCCGCGCTGGCCTCGGGTGAAGCGAAGGAGAAGGACCCGGTGCCCGTTGGTCGCACGAGCGCCCAGTCCGCGGATGCGGGTCCCGAGCGGGGGACAAGGAGTGCGCGAACGCTGACGGCTCCGGTTGCGGAAGTCCCACCGGTCGCCCCTGTGCCGCCTGCGCCGACGGCACCGCCTGCTCCAACTCCTGCGCCGCCTGCGCCCGTGGAGCCGCCGGTGCGGGTCGCCGCATCCCCGGACGCTTCTGTGACCCTGGAGCGGCGGTTGGAGCAACTGGAGCGGTTGGTGGAGACGCTGGTGGGGCGACCAACGGAAGGCGGGCCGGACCGTTCCAGGAGCCGGTTGCTGGTGGGGAAGGGGGACGGGGTGGACATCGCCGTGGACCTGCAGCTCGACGAAGCTCCGGAGTTCAAGGTCCGACCGGGCGTTCGTCCGGAGATCCAGTTCCATCGGGAACTCAAGATTCCGGCCCGTGCGGGCGTGGCCTTCACCTGGAAGCCCGAGGTCCATGAGGAGATCCTGCAACAGGTGCAGCGCGAGGTTCGGGAGGTCGAGGCGCGGGTGGCCCGGGAGGTGAAGGAGGCGGAGCGGGTGGCGCAGCGGGAGCTTGCCCGGGTGCAGGCCGAGTTGCAGCGCGACCGCCGGGGGGTGGATGCGCAACGCCGTCAACTGGAGCAGCAGCGGCGGGCGTTGCGGCAGCAGCGGGAAGCGCTGGGCCGGCAGATGGAACAGCTCGACCGCCAGTTGGAGGCGTTGGATCGGGAGGCGTCGAAGGGCAGGGCGGATGAGGACGCGGACGGGGAAGGGGACCGCTCCGAGGTCAAGCCCCGGCCCAACCCCTGGCCGACACCGACGCCGGCACCAACGCCGATGCCATCCGAATGGGTCGCCTGGTAGCCAGACGGGCCCGTGTGTGCTGACCGTCCCGGAGGTTGTCCCGGAGGACTGATCCATCATCAACCCAATCCCGCGCGCCGTGTTGGGAACGGCCGGATGCGGCGCGCGGGATTGGCAGCCTTGCCATGAATCCACTTTCCATTGCCGCTGAACCGTCCCGGATCGATTCGGCGATTCACCTCGAGTTCATCCGGATGGCGGCCGAGAACAGCGGCGGCGCCGGGGTCGAGGAGGTCGAGACGTTTCATCGGGCGCTGTTTCTGCACCGTCACGGCGGCGAGATCGAGAGGGTGCGGCAGGAGCGACGGCTGGCGGAGGACCGCCTGACGGATCTCGAAGCGCGGTGGCGGGCCAGTCTGGAGGCGATTCAGGATCAGCGGGAGAACCTGCCGGTGGAGGGCGACGCGGGGCCCGATGTGCGGCCCAATGCCCCCTGGAATGCCTGGGATGCGGGGATGTTTGCGGCGGCGGCGGTGGGGATCGTGTTCCTTCTGACCTTTGGGGTGATGAACGTGTCGTTCAACCTCATCGAGTCGGGGATTGCCACCTTCGTTGAGAATCCGTTCCGGGCCTATCTGTGGGCGGCTCTGCTGCCGGTGGGTGCGCTGGCGGTCAAGGTGGGCTGGGATTTCCTGGGCGAGGGCCGGCGGCGGGCCGCCTACCTGTGGGCCTGCCTGGCGGCGGGCGTTCTGGCGGTGTTCGTCTGGGTCGGTGCCTACGCGAGCGTGTACCCGTCGCTGTCGAAGAGCACCGACGAGATCATCGGATCGCTGCGGGTCTATGATGAGGATGGGGCGGGGGACGGGATCGTCGCACTGGGCGGGGGCGGGGCGAAGACCCTGGACATGATCCTGGTGGCGGCGCAGGCGGTTGCGGAGGTGTGTTTGTCGGCGGTGCTGGGGATGTACATGACGCAGTTGTACGCGCGGCACCGGCCGGTGCGGATGGCGGCCAATCCGTTGTTTGGTCCGCTCGACGCGGAACGCGCGCGTCTGGATGAACGGGTGGGGCGGGAGCGGTTGGCGGTGGCCGAGGCGCGGGGGAGCGAGGTGCGGTTGGAGAACCAGATGACCGCCTTTGTGGCCTACGCCCGGGCGCTCTTTCAACGCGAGGTGGCGTTGCGGGAGGACCGGGGTCATCGGCAGCGGCTCGCCCTGGAACGGATTGCGGAGGATTTGCGGAACCGGCTGGCGGAGGTGAACGACGGGGTTGAGGCGCCGTC
This genomic window from Verrucomicrobiia bacterium contains:
- a CDS encoding M56 family metallopeptidase → MNPDWAALCHRVLEALGTGYYQGLIVTGVLALAWRWRRGINATTRHTVGFAALLVVALLPAAHLVLAEYSGAAMGTRRMPAAAVNPGGVVPDVLMGSVAGTAPRRVMSESDGTPAWERDARVRREGGFGAARRETGLASEGVTEAVGAPGREREPRTWSVRLPTGWGEGVVGVWVAGAGVGLGRLALQWLALVRLKRRAVPVSEAVQRMFDAMGEEASSRRGVVVRCSEEVEVPMAAGLWRPAVLLPAGMAHEATPDVGRLLRHERAHLERWDDWTNLVQQALAAVYFFHPGLLWLSRRLSVDREIACDDHVLSATRAPREYALLLTDCARRSVSRRWAVAPAAWRKPSQLKERIHMILDVKRDRSPRLSRGRAGVVGAAAMAVAVAGLTLGPRLALAQAPASASASALASGEAKEKDPVPVGRTSAQSADAGPERGTRSARTLTAPVAEVPPVAPVPPAPTAPPAPTPAPPAPVEPPVRVAASPDASVTLERRLEQLERLVETLVGRPTEGGPDRSRSRLLVGKGDGVDIAVDLQLDEAPEFKVRPGVRPEIQFHRELKIPARAGVAFTWKPEVHEEILQQVQREVREVEARVAREVKEAERVAQRELARVQAELQRDRRGVDAQRRQLEQQRRALRQQREALGRQMEQLDRQLEALDREASKGRADEDADGEGDRSEVKPRPNPWPTPTPAPTPMPSEWVAW